The genomic window TGGTTGCTGGCATGTCACCATCTGTTGGCGCTGGCGGCTCTGGTGGCTCTACTACAACAGGATCTTCGGTAGGCGTACCTGTTTCACCACAATCGTAAATATCTACTTCTATCAAGCTGTTCCATGTGTTGTCGGTGTTGCCGCGGCCAACCACGCGAATGTAACGCGCATCGGTGCTGTCTAACGTTACCGCCTCTAGGCTTGTAGTACCTTGTGACTGAAGGTTAGTTTGCAAGGTGCTCCAAGATACCGCATCTAGCGAACTTTCTATGTCGTAAAAACTAGTGCGAGTATCACCTTTATACCAAGCACTGTGTATTTCTCTTACGTCTTTTGCGATAGCAAGATCAAACACTATCCACTTGCCATCGCCAAACGAAGACCAACGCGACTCATCGGTTAGGTCGTCATCTATTGTATTTGCCGGTACATAGCCATCGTTACTGCCATCGTCGAAGGCAGAGCTTATAGTGCTTAACGCTGGCGTACACTCTACCGGTGTAGGTGTTGGTGTTGGTGTTGGCGTTGGCGTTGGCGTCGGCGTTGGCGTTGGTGTCGGCGTTGGTGTCGGCGTTGGTGTCGGCGTTGGCGTCGGCGTTGGTGTCGGCGTGGTTTCAGGGGACTTACTATCGCCACCACCACACGCACTAATAATTAAACCAGACAGGGTTACAACAAAGGCTTTGATAACTACTTTTAACATAACAAACCCAAACAATTATTTTTAAAATAACCTAGCTACCTAGGTGTACCGTTAAACGCCACGCCATTACATTATTTTTCAGCTAGCAAGACAAAAGCAGAAAAACAATGCCAAGCTGTGGACGCAATAAATAGCTTTTAGTGTTGCCACTCTTTTTGCAGTACTTCTGCTTTACCAGCTTCTACTTTCACTTCTTTGCGAGATTCTTTGCCATCGGCGTCCACGCTGTAAAACTCATAAACTGTAATGTTTTGACCGTGCTGCACGCTTTCTATAATGCGCTTTGCTTTAAATTTTGGGGAGTCTGCCACTAGTGCGTCGCGAACATTTTGGGGGGTTGCTTCCCACATTAAGTCACGCTGCACTTCAACAACCTGCCAAGTATTACCGGTTTGCAATAGGTCAAACTCTATTTCTTGGCCATTGGGCAAGGTGCCTTCTACATCTATATAGACGTTACCGTGTTTCCACTCTTTCTCTGCTTGGGCAATTGCAAGGTCGGGCGCTAATGGCTTAATTGCAGCCAGCACATTAGCCGGTATCTCACTAATGGGCAGGGCTTGTTTTTTGTTTAGTGTGGCGCCTACTTTATGGTTCTCTGCCATAGTCTGCAGGCTTATACATAGTGCGCCCATAGAAACGAGCAATGTTAACGTTTTCATATTTCCCTCCGGTTTAGGGGTTGCTCTTTTGAGCTAGCCATATATTGGCGACAATTGTAATGACAAATTGGTTAACAATCCGCTAAAAAACACGCTCCAGCCAGCTTTTATGGCATAAGAAATGTAAAGTAGTAAGCAATTTTATTAATTTGACTGGTTCCGGAGAGAATTGGTTAACCAATTCCATCTTGCCTTGAACTCTGGCTGCCTGCACTTACAAGCCCCCAGATTGGTGACGCTGGTGTATACTGCTCATATAGTTACACCTAAAATAAGCACCATTCCAAGCTTAGAAACATCGGCTCCACCTTTCGAATAGAAGAAGTACCTTAATGACCGAATACCGCTCAGTTAAATCGTCTCAAATTGTCCTTAAAGAATTAATGATTCCCTCCTACTCCAACTTTGGCGGCAAGGTGCACGGTGGCATTATCTTGTCGTTAATGGATAAAATTGCCTATACCGCTGCTGCTAGTCACTCGCGCAGCTATTGCGTTACGGCTTCGGTAGACTCGGTTAACTTTTTGAACCCCGTTGAAGTGGGCGAATTAGTTACCCTCTTGGCCTCGGTAAACTATGTGGGCCGGTCATCCATGGAAGTGGGCATAAAGGTTTTTTCAGAAGACTTTAAAAAAGGTGTTAACAAACACACCAACACTTCGTATTTCACCATGGTGGCAGTAGACGAACACACGCGTAAGCCTGCCCCAGTGCCAGGCTTAATATTGGAAGAAGAGATAGAAGTTAAACGCTTTATTTGGGGGAAGTTTCGCAAAAAATATAGAGGTGAATACAAAGAGCAGTTCAAAACACTGCGCAGAAATTTAGATATAGCCTGCGAAACGGCATTGTTGCACGAAGAAAATTGTAAAATTGCCACAGGTAAATAATTACACTGCAGCCAAAAGCCTTACCCATTCTATTTAAAACTTGCGGTTAGCATGCACAAACGTGCTAGCCGCCACTCACCCTAGAGCATATATAATTGTTCGACTCTAACCTATTAATACTTGGCCAAGCTTTAGGCTTTGTAAGCTATGCCCTTGGCATACTGTGTTTTTATCAAAAAGATGATAAAAAGCTAAAGCTTATAATGCTTACTATGAATGTAAATAACTCCATTCACTTTGCATTACTAGGCGCGGCAACGGCAAGTTTAGGCTCTATTCTATCGGTGTTTCGAACCGGTTTAGCCCTGCGCACGTCTTCTAGAGCTGTAGCGTTTGTATTTATTGCTATAACACTTGCAAGTGGTTACTGGCTAGCAGAAACATGGCGCGATGCCTTCCCAATTATTGGCACATGCATTGGCACATATGCTTTATTTTGTTTGCGTGGCATAAAAATGCGTATTGCATTTTTGTGCGGTGCACTATGCTGGCTAACGAACAATATTATTGTTGGCTCCATTGGCGGTACTTTACTTGAAATAACGCTACTTATTGTTAACGGCAACACCATTCGCAAACTGTATTTTAATCGCGAGCAATAATCCCTTTAAAGTAATACCCCTTCTGGGGAGGTAACGCCCCTAGCTAATACAACCACAAGGTAAGCTATGTCTAACTTGCTGCAACAATGTTTGGGTAATGACTACGCGCTACTGTGCCCCATAGTAAAAGCTGCACACACTGGTGAGTCTCAACTTAAGGGTACAGTTTGGGTTAGGCAAGGTAATATTTTTGCTCGCGCTTTGTGCAAAATAATGGCTATGCCACCGCAAACGAATAGCGTTGAGCTTACCGTGCATGGCAAACACGACAACAACAATATGCACTGGGATAGAAAGTTCGGCAACTTTAAAATGAATTCTCATTTTGCCAAAAGCGGCAACCAACTTGTCGAAAAGCTTGGCCCGCTCAACATGCATCTAGCACTTTCCGTGAACAACGGCACGCTTGAATACCGCCTACAAAAAACCTACTTTTGGGGCATTCCCGTTCCGCACTTTCTGGCCCCAAAGGTAGAAGCCAATGAAGGGGAGCACGCAGGCTTATACCGCTTTAGCGTATATGTGTTTTTACCCGTTATTGGCTTAGTTGTAAGCTACGGCGGCGATATGCAGCTCTGCTCCTAACTCGACTCTTAGCCCCTTTCTTTGCAGCGCTGTTAGCTGTTAGCTGTTAGCTGTTAGCTGTTAGCTGTTAGCTGTTAGCTGTTAGCTGTTAGCTGTTAGCTGTTAGCCATCATTTGACCCATATCAATACCTCTACTCGGTCCAGATTATATATTTAGCGTGACGCCATTACCTTTTCACACGCTATGTTATTTATTTAACAACCAGCTAATACGCCTTTCGCAAGTAGAGCACAGTTATGACTTGGCCAACTGCCCAAATCCACCCGCTTACCCCTTTTAACGTAGATATACTGGCCAAGCCAGCCACCCTTAAAAAATATGATTTGGCCGGGCCTAGGTACACGTCGTACCCAACTGCGCCACAATTTACTAACAACTTCACTCAACAACATTGGCAGGCAGCGGTAAGTAAGGGTAACAAAGCACAAAAGCCACTGTCGCTTTATTTCCACATTCCCTTTTGCGATACGGTTTGTTATTACTGCGGCTGTAATAAAATTATTACTGCCAACAAAGCTAAATCTACCCCCTATTTAACCGCCATTATTAAAGAAATGGATTTGGTTGCCGCGCAAGTGGATACCACTCGACCTGTGCAGCAATTACATTTTGGTGGCGGCACACCTACTTTTTTAAGTGACGAACAGCTAACAACACTAATGAACGCTGTAAAGGCACGCTTTAATGTAGCCGATAGCGCGTTTCGAGATTTTTCTATAGAAGTTCACCCAGCAGGAGTTACGCCACAACGCATTAAACATTTACGCACTATTGGGTTTAATCGTGTAAGTATGGGCATACAAGATTTCTCGCCCGATGTACAAAAGGCTGTAAACCGTTTTAACAGCCCGCAACAGGTTGGCGAACTGGTAACAGCAGTGCGGGAAAATAATTTTGCATCGTTAAGTATGGATTTAATATACGGTTTACCTAAGCAGACGGCGGAATCGTTTGCTGAAACCCTGCAAAAAATAATTGCGTTGTCGCCGGATAGAATCGCGCTATTTAACTATGCACACCTGCCCCACTTGTTTAAAACGCAAAAACAAATTAACGCCCGCGAGCTACCAGAGCCACAAGAAAAATTAATTATTTTGCAGCAGAGCATTCAAAGTCTGTGCAATGCTGGCTATCAGTTTATTGGTATGGATCACTTCGCCAAAGTGGACGACTCTCTCGCGGTTGCCCAACGCGAAGGTGAACTGCACAGAAACTTTCAAGGGTATAGCACACACGGCGACTGCGATTTATTGGCGTTTGGTGTTTCGTCTATTAGCTCTATTGGCAATACATACAGCCAAAACAGTAAAAATTTAACCGAATATTACGCTGCAATAAATACAAACCAGCTGCCCATAATTAAAGGCTTAACATTAACAGATGATGACTTACTTAGGCGCGAAGTTATTAGCCAAATAATTTGTAACTTTGAGCTAGATTATCAAAAAATTAATCGCCAATTTGGAATTGATGTAGCACAGTACTTTGCCGACGCGCTTACCGAACTAAAGGTGTTTGAAGAGGATGGCCTAATTGAATTTACACAAGCGAAGCTAAACGTAAAACCCTGCGGCAGGCTTCTGGTAAGACGAATTTGCATGGCTTTTGACAGCTATGTAAGCAGCCAGGTAAGCAGTTATGCGAGCCAGCAACAAAGTGCAAATACACCGCAGTATTCTCGCATTTTATAATTAATATATGGCTAACTTACATGTGACAGCGCCTTACGCTGCCACATGCACAAGCCATTACTTATCGGCAAACGGCACTAAAGAAATATTATTCACTCGCGCTTGTTGTGCTGCATCAGCCACTAGCACATAGGTTTCTGCAGATGAAAGCTCATGGGCGCGAATTACCAACCCCGCTTCGGGCAACTCGGCATGCTTTTGGGCAATTAATGCGCGCACAGCAGAAGCATCTACCCTGCGATTGTTTATATAAATATCGTTGTTAGCAGAAACCTCTACCAACAAGCTAGGGGTTGGGCTTATTGGCTGTACAGGGGCGTTCTCTGGCAGGTTTAGCCCTATTACCCTCTCGGTTACAAACGAAGCGGTAACAATAAAGAAGATAAGCATAATAAAAACAACATCCAACATGGGGGTTAAATCCACATCGGCTTTATCATCTGCAGTTATAGCTCTGGCTTTACGGTTCATAGATTTGGTCCTTTTTTGTTATTAGCGTTATTAGTGCTAGTACCCAGATATACTCAGGCAGGTCAACCTTGCTGCCTCACCCTTACCTCAAGCTTAGTTCAGCCCAAATAATCACGCAACAACCGGCGCCAAACGGGTGTTTGAAAAGCCACGAGGTAAGCCGTAAATTGCAGGCATAAAAAAAGCAGCCATTGGCTGCTTTTTGGGGTAGCTTTTAACTAAACCTTATTTAGATTTATCGTCAAAAGGTACAAGTGATACGTTATAAATTTTTGCTTCGCGCGCGGCATCAGCAATGGCAACGTAGGTTTGCGCAGTAGACAGTTCGTGTGCGCGTACAACTACTGGTGCCTCTGGAATCTCTGCGTGCTTCTGAGCAATTACAGAACGCACAGAACGTACATCTACGCGGCGCTGATCGATGTAGATCTCGTCACTAGACGTTACCTGAATAAGAATACTTTTGTTGTCAGGGTTGGGTGGTGGTGGATTGTCTAAATCCTCCGGCACGTTCAAGCCTAACGATTTTTCTTTAACGAACGATGCCGTTACGATAAAGAAGATAAGCATAATAAACACAACGTCCAGCATGGGCGTTAAGTCGATTTCTGAATTATCATCCGATTGTTGTTTTTTCTTTCTGCGACTCACCGTAAAATCTCCACATAAATGTGCGAATGTAGGCTTTTGGCCCTCGCCAAACTCTTATTAGGCTGTACGAAGGTTAGCTCAAAGCTGAATTTGCTGCCACTCTCTTAGACGTAATCACCTAGGTAATAACGCCCCCTCTCTCGGCAACAAACCCACAAGACAGGCATTCTACAATAAGTTTTGCCCGCATGCTCGAATCTAGCCGTTTAAAGCGAAAAATGTCCGTTTTTAGGTTGCTTATTAATCAGTTTGACCGATTTTACAACGTATACGGTAGGTATTTACCAGCCAAAACCACTAAATAAGCGATAAAAATGGCTGCTTTTAGCTATCTGCTACCACCTGTTGGGTTTGCTCACCAAGCCCTTGGATGCCCAAATGCATCACATCACCCGCCTTCAGGTACCTAGGTGGGCGGAACCCCATCCCCACTCCAGGTGGGGTACCTGTAGAGATAATATCCCCTGGCTGCAGGCTCATAAACTGGCTGATGTAGTGCACCAAAAAAGGGATTTTATATACCATGGTGCGAGAGTTTCCGGTCTGCATACGCTCGCCGTTTACATCTAACCACATATCTAGGTTATTGAAATCGCCTAGCTCATCGGGGGTGACCAAATAAGGGCCAAATGGGCCGAAGGTATCGCAACCCTTGCCTTTACACCACTGGCCTGCCTTCTCTAGCTGAAATTCCCGCTCAGACAGGTCATTTACGATTGTAAAGCCTGCCACGTATGTCATGGCGTCGGCTTCACTGACGTATTTGGCATGTTTACCTATAACAAATGCTAGCTCTACTTCCCAATCGGTTTTGGTCGAGTTGCGAGGGATAACCACATTATCGTTAGGCCCAGTTATAGACGAGGTTGCCTTGGTAAACAAAACCGGCTCTGGGGGCACTTCCTTCCCCGATTCCGCAGCGTGATCGGCGTAATTTAGGCCCACACATATAAATTTACCTACGCCTTTTACTGGCTCGGCGTAGCGCTGTACATTGTCTATTACTGGCAGCGTCGAAAGGTCTGTTTTTTTTAGCGCATTCAAGCTGGCGCCTGCAAGAAAATCACCATTTATATCTGCAGTGAATGACGCAATACAACGCACCACGCCTTGACTATCTACCACTGCTGGGCGCTCTTGGCCTTTGTTGCCTACACGCACTAATTTCATCTAAAACCTCTCAACAAGATTATCTCGCCTGCTAAAGCGCACAAAAACGTAGCAATAATCGAACCCGCCAGCGGGCTCGATATAGGAATAAATACAGAAAGGCTGGAACTAAAAGCGACCGTAATGAGTTAAAAACCGCCGTAGCTTTGCGCTAGGGCCGATATTTCGCTGGCCGACTCTTTTAGGGCTTCTAGCGTTTCGTCTGGGGTAACCCCTGTGTTAATGCCACACAAATAAGGAATGGTTAGGCCCGCCACTACATGGTCGTAATCGCCTACATAAATAGGGCAAGACATGTCTTCAATACCGGCCACTACAGCGCTTTGCATACGCAAACACTTGTGCTCTCTAATCGCAGCTAAACGTGGCTCTAGCTCGGCGCGATTAAATGTTTCGCTATTGGCTTCAAAGTATTGAAATAGTTTTTCCCGCTTCTGCTGCTCCATCCACGCCATAAGCACAAAACCAGAGCTGCTTTCAAATAGGTTAAGGCTGTGGCCAACTCTTACCGAGAGCCCCAAGCTAGAGGGGCTTTCTACTCGAGCAATGACCACCATACGGTGACCACTTCCAATGGCCAAGTGGCAAGGCTGATGAGTGAAATCGGCAAGGCGATGCATGATGGGGAAGGCGGCCTCAACCAAGGTGCCAACAGGCGGCACACTCATGCCTAAGTCGAACAGCCTATTGGTAATATAAAAATGATCAGACCCCTCTTCTCTTGCTAAATAGCCCTTGGTTTCTAGCACGGCTAGCATGCGGTATAACTCGCTTTTAGAGCGGTTAAGTTTTGCGGCAATTTGGACCAGCGTGAGTGGTTCTTTGACATCCGCGAGGAGCTCCAGAATTTCAAGCCCCTTTTCTA from Saccharophagus degradans 2-40 includes these protein-coding regions:
- a CDS encoding TonB-like protein, coding for MKTLTLLVSMGALCISLQTMAENHKVGATLNKKQALPISEIPANVLAAIKPLAPDLAIAQAEKEWKHGNVYIDVEGTLPNGQEIEFDLLQTGNTWQVVEVQRDLMWEATPQNVRDALVADSPKFKAKRIIESVQHGQNITVYEFYSVDADGKESRKEVKVEAGKAEVLQKEWQH
- a CDS encoding acyl-CoA thioesterase, with protein sequence MTEYRSVKSSQIVLKELMIPSYSNFGGKVHGGIILSLMDKIAYTAAASHSRSYCVTASVDSVNFLNPVEVGELVTLLASVNYVGRSSMEVGIKVFSEDFKKGVNKHTNTSYFTMVAVDEHTRKPAPVPGLILEEEIEVKRFIWGKFRKKYRGEYKEQFKTLRRNLDIACETALLHEENCKIATGK
- a CDS encoding YgjV family protein — encoded protein: MFDSNLLILGQALGFVSYALGILCFYQKDDKKLKLIMLTMNVNNSIHFALLGAATASLGSILSVFRTGLALRTSSRAVAFVFIAITLASGYWLAETWRDAFPIIGTCIGTYALFCLRGIKMRIAFLCGALCWLTNNIIVGSIGGTLLEITLLIVNGNTIRKLYFNREQ
- a CDS encoding DUF4166 domain-containing protein, whose product is MSNLLQQCLGNDYALLCPIVKAAHTGESQLKGTVWVRQGNIFARALCKIMAMPPQTNSVELTVHGKHDNNNMHWDRKFGNFKMNSHFAKSGNQLVEKLGPLNMHLALSVNNGTLEYRLQKTYFWGIPVPHFLAPKVEANEGEHAGLYRFSVYVFLPVIGLVVSYGGDMQLCS
- the hemN gene encoding oxygen-independent coproporphyrinogen III oxidase; protein product: MTWPTAQIHPLTPFNVDILAKPATLKKYDLAGPRYTSYPTAPQFTNNFTQQHWQAAVSKGNKAQKPLSLYFHIPFCDTVCYYCGCNKIITANKAKSTPYLTAIIKEMDLVAAQVDTTRPVQQLHFGGGTPTFLSDEQLTTLMNAVKARFNVADSAFRDFSIEVHPAGVTPQRIKHLRTIGFNRVSMGIQDFSPDVQKAVNRFNSPQQVGELVTAVRENNFASLSMDLIYGLPKQTAESFAETLQKIIALSPDRIALFNYAHLPHLFKTQKQINARELPEPQEKLIILQQSIQSLCNAGYQFIGMDHFAKVDDSLAVAQREGELHRNFQGYSTHGDCDLLAFGVSSISSIGNTYSQNSKNLTEYYAAINTNQLPIIKGLTLTDDDLLRREVISQIICNFELDYQKINRQFGIDVAQYFADALTELKVFEEDGLIEFTQAKLNVKPCGRLLVRRICMAFDSYVSSQVSSYASQQQSANTPQYSRIL
- a CDS encoding ExbD/TolR family protein, whose product is MNRKARAITADDKADVDLTPMLDVVFIMLIFFIVTASFVTERVIGLNLPENAPVQPISPTPSLLVEVSANNDIYINNRRVDASAVRALIAQKHAELPEAGLVIRAHELSSAETYVLVADAAQQARVNNISLVPFADK
- a CDS encoding ExbD/TolR family protein; this encodes MSRRKKKQQSDDNSEIDLTPMLDVVFIMLIFFIVTASFVKEKSLGLNVPEDLDNPPPPNPDNKSILIQVTSSDEIYIDQRRVDVRSVRSVIAQKHAEIPEAPVVVRAHELSTAQTYVAIADAAREAKIYNVSLVPFDDKSK
- a CDS encoding fumarylacetoacetate hydrolase family protein; amino-acid sequence: MKLVRVGNKGQERPAVVDSQGVVRCIASFTADINGDFLAGASLNALKKTDLSTLPVIDNVQRYAEPVKGVGKFICVGLNYADHAAESGKEVPPEPVLFTKATSSITGPNDNVVIPRNSTKTDWEVELAFVIGKHAKYVSEADAMTYVAGFTIVNDLSEREFQLEKAGQWCKGKGCDTFGPFGPYLVTPDELGDFNNLDMWLDVNGERMQTGNSRTMVYKIPFLVHYISQFMSLQPGDIISTGTPPGVGMGFRPPRYLKAGDVMHLGIQGLGEQTQQVVADS
- a CDS encoding IclR family transcriptional regulator; amino-acid sequence: MTTAKPRTYTAPALEKGLEILELLADVKEPLTLVQIAAKLNRSKSELYRMLAVLETKGYLAREEGSDHFYITNRLFDLGMSVPPVGTLVEAAFPIMHRLADFTHQPCHLAIGSGHRMVVIARVESPSSLGLSVRVGHSLNLFESSSGFVLMAWMEQQKREKLFQYFEANSETFNRAELEPRLAAIREHKCLRMQSAVVAGIEDMSCPIYVGDYDHVVAGLTIPYLCGINTGVTPDETLEALKESASEISALAQSYGGF